In the genome of Deltaproteobacteria bacterium, one region contains:
- a CDS encoding pyridoxal phosphate-dependent aminotransferase, whose protein sequence is MKPGRFAPSKRAAGVQLPIIPIVAGWIAETPGTISLGQGVVHYGPPPAALAAIPEFLETVPHHQYIPDAGLPELRKAFEGKLRAENGIDAPFERGIYVTVGANQAFLNAVLAICDPGDEVILLSPYYFNHEMAITLASAVPVPVPVDERLQPDLPAIAAAITERTRAIVTVSPNNPTGAVYPRETLTAIHRLCAERRIYHVSDEAYEYFTYDGARHFSPGSLGGEHVISLYSLSKAYGMASWRVGFLVAPERLHRDLMKIQDTVVVSGSAISQFVGLRAMREGRGYCASHLPSLAKVRKEVLARLAAVPGLVEVPPATGAFYLFVKVNSGMNAIALSERLVREHRVAVIPGETFGVMRGCWLRIAYGSLREETAVEGMDRLITGLRAILAR, encoded by the coding sequence ATGAAGCCGGGCCGCTTCGCCCCATCGAAGCGCGCGGCGGGGGTCCAGCTTCCCATCATCCCGATCGTGGCGGGGTGGATCGCGGAGACGCCGGGGACGATCTCGCTCGGGCAAGGAGTGGTCCACTACGGGCCGCCACCGGCCGCGCTCGCGGCGATCCCGGAGTTTCTCGAGACCGTTCCCCACCACCAGTACATCCCCGACGCCGGTCTCCCCGAGCTTCGGAAAGCGTTCGAAGGGAAGCTGCGCGCCGAGAACGGCATCGACGCCCCCTTCGAGCGCGGGATCTACGTGACGGTCGGCGCGAACCAGGCGTTCCTCAACGCGGTCCTCGCGATCTGCGACCCCGGGGACGAGGTGATTCTCCTCTCCCCGTACTACTTCAACCACGAGATGGCGATCACCCTCGCCTCCGCGGTTCCCGTGCCCGTCCCCGTCGACGAACGGCTCCAGCCGGACCTTCCGGCGATCGCCGCGGCGATCACGGAAAGGACGCGCGCGATCGTCACCGTGTCGCCGAACAACCCGACCGGGGCGGTCTACCCGCGGGAGACGCTGACGGCGATCCACCGGCTCTGCGCGGAGCGAAGGATCTACCACGTCAGCGACGAGGCGTACGAATATTTCACGTACGACGGCGCCCGGCACTTCTCCCCCGGATCCCTCGGCGGGGAGCACGTGATCTCCCTCTACAGCCTCTCCAAGGCATACGGGATGGCGAGCTGGCGGGTCGGGTTCCTCGTGGCGCCGGAGCGCCTGCACCGCGACCTCATGAAGATCCAGGACACGGTCGTCGTCAGCGGGTCGGCGATCTCCCAGTTCGTGGGGCTGCGCGCGATGCGCGAAGGGCGCGGATATTGCGCCTCGCACCTCCCTTCCCTCGCGAAGGTCCGGAAAGAGGTCCTTGCGCGCCTCGCCGCCGTTCCGGGCCTGGTGGAGGTCCCCCCCGCGACGGGCGCCTTCTACCTGTTCGTGAAGGTGAATTCCGGGATGAACGCCATCGCCCTGTCGGAACGACTCGTGCGGGAACACCGGGTCGCCGTCATCCCAGGGGAGACGTTCGGCGTGATGCGGGGATGCTGGCTGCGGATCGCCTACGGAAGTTTGCGGGAGGAGACCGCCGTCGAAGGAATGGACCGGCTGATCACGGGCTTGCGGGCGATCCTCGCGCGCTAA
- a CDS encoding class II glutamine amidotransferase produces MIGFASVEAQDVAPYLASLARFCESGNLVAGWEKRPGGNHPNGWGVAWRVGDEMRMVKSGKPAATDSLLSDVRARTDRFIGHVRYASNPETVCAANSHPFQALGVTLAHNGTFYGKIGAEGDARNVSDSVVFLELLEDRWKERTLRGLSETLRGILSDHELVGEYSAANLLIAAGDALFALRRYQRNGDYYTLYLKPGEGLTVVASEPLDADPGWRLLADGELVELSPGAPRSLQLTLPA; encoded by the coding sequence ATGATCGGGTTCGCCTCCGTCGAGGCCCAGGATGTGGCTCCGTACCTCGCCTCCCTCGCGCGGTTCTGCGAATCGGGGAACCTCGTCGCGGGGTGGGAGAAGCGCCCGGGAGGAAACCATCCGAACGGGTGGGGGGTCGCCTGGCGCGTCGGAGATGAAATGCGGATGGTGAAAAGCGGGAAGCCGGCCGCGACGGATTCGCTCCTGTCCGACGTCCGCGCCCGGACCGACCGGTTCATCGGCCATGTCCGGTACGCGTCGAACCCGGAAACCGTATGCGCGGCGAACTCGCATCCGTTCCAGGCGCTGGGAGTCACCCTCGCCCACAACGGGACCTTTTACGGGAAGATCGGCGCGGAGGGAGATGCCCGCAACGTCAGCGATAGCGTGGTCTTCCTCGAACTTCTCGAGGACCGCTGGAAGGAACGGACGCTTCGGGGGTTATCCGAAACGCTTCGGGGGATTCTCTCCGACCACGAACTGGTGGGGGAATATTCCGCGGCGAACCTGCTGATCGCCGCCGGCGACGCGCTCTTCGCGCTCCGGCGGTACCAAAGGAACGGGGACTACTACACGCTGTATCTGAAACCGGGGGAGGGGCTCACGGTCGTCGCGAGCGAGCCGCTGGACGCGGATCCCGGCTGGCGCCTCCTCGCGGACGGTGAGCTGGTCGAACTTTCGCCGGGCGCCCCCCGCTCCCTCCAACTCACCCTGCCCGCCTAA
- a CDS encoding PAS domain-containing protein, with translation MTTDTDDRESREGEPPRALTDAIAALRESKERYALALKGSNDGIWDWNIVTGEVFFSDRWKAIIGYEPNEISTEVEEWKTRIHPEDFDRVMAAHQENFEGKTPHFEVEYRLRHKDGSYRWVLGRGACLRDDRDVPIRAAGSHTDITARKQTEETIRKNAEHLRQIQKFEAIGHMAGGLAHHLNNLMTVVTGYSELLLTRVPEADPQHGELMKIHAAGERAAELTRQLLAFSRLQVLRPREVDVNLFISHLSTTLHNLAGRSVRFTFSPGDGVGTIQVDPDHLRRALTHLVANANDAMPGGGELRMITTAVEQVEPIAGIEPDRGRYALLTVQDSGCGMDAEARNRIFEPFYSLKSGREGMGLPSLYGFVKQSGGYIFVDSRPGDGTTFRIYFPCLAGMPAPG, from the coding sequence GTGACCACCGACACAGATGACCGGGAGAGCCGGGAGGGCGAACCCCCGAGGGCGCTGACGGATGCAATCGCCGCTCTGCGGGAGAGCAAAGAGCGGTACGCGCTTGCCCTGAAAGGCTCCAACGACGGGATCTGGGACTGGAACATCGTCACCGGAGAGGTCTTCTTCTCCGACCGGTGGAAAGCGATCATTGGGTATGAGCCGAACGAGATTTCCACCGAGGTCGAGGAGTGGAAGACGCGGATCCACCCGGAGGATTTCGACCGGGTGATGGCGGCGCACCAGGAGAATTTCGAGGGGAAAACCCCGCATTTCGAGGTGGAGTACCGCCTCCGCCACAAGGACGGGTCGTACCGGTGGGTCCTCGGCCGGGGAGCGTGCCTTCGGGACGACCGGGACGTCCCCATTCGCGCCGCCGGCTCCCACACGGACATCACCGCGAGGAAGCAGACCGAGGAGACGATCCGGAAGAACGCGGAGCACCTGCGGCAGATCCAGAAATTCGAGGCGATCGGCCACATGGCGGGGGGGCTGGCGCACCACCTCAACAACCTGATGACCGTGGTGACGGGGTACAGCGAACTCCTCCTGACCCGTGTGCCGGAGGCCGATCCCCAGCACGGGGAGCTCATGAAGATCCACGCCGCGGGGGAACGCGCGGCGGAGTTGACCCGGCAACTGCTCGCCTTCAGCCGGCTTCAGGTCCTTCGCCCGCGGGAGGTGGACGTGAACCTCTTCATATCGCATCTCTCGACGACGCTGCACAACCTCGCGGGCCGCTCCGTTCGTTTCACCTTCTCCCCGGGGGACGGCGTGGGAACGATCCAGGTCGACCCCGACCACCTGCGTCGGGCGCTGACCCACCTCGTCGCCAACGCCAACGACGCGATGCCCGGCGGTGGGGAGCTCCGCATGATCACGACCGCGGTCGAACAGGTCGAACCGATCGCGGGGATCGAGCCCGATCGCGGCCGGTACGCCCTTCTCACCGTCCAGGACAGCGGCTGCGGCATGGACGCCGAGGCCCGCAACCGGATCTTCGAACCGTTCTACTCGCTGAAATCGGGCCGCGAGGGGATGGGGCTCCCCTCGCTCTACGGTTTCGTCAAGCAGAGCGGCGGGTACATCTTCGTCGACAGCCGGCCCGGGGACGGGACGACGTTCCGGATCTACTTCCCGTGTCTCGCCGGGATGCCCGCCCCCGGATGA
- the nrfD gene encoding polysulfide reductase NrfD encodes MSTGPRTYPPAHEPLIRGDKTLKQVTEDVCAPIERGPTWLWWAGFLVSFCALLLGIAAVSYQVATGIGTWGLNRTVGWAFDITNFVFWIGIGHAGTLISAILFLFRQKWRTSINRSAEAMTIFAVMCAGIFPLIHMGRPWLAYWVMPYPNFRGPLWVNFRSPLLWDVFAIGTYFTISAVFWFLGLVPDLATLRDRATTKTRKFLFGLFSLGWDGSNRTWMRYEMVYLLLAGLATPLVLSVHTIVSFDFATSVIPGWHATIFPPYFVAGAIFSGFGMVLTLMLVTRKVLRFEDYITIGHIEAMCKIIIATGSIVGLAYGTEFFMAWYSANEYERFVFFNRALGPFAWAYWTMVLCNVITPQLLWFKKIRTNPGIVFVLSLVVNVGMWFERFVIIVTSLHRDYLPSSWADYSPTLIEISTFVGSFGLFFTCFFLFARFLPMIAMGEVKGVVGYAERTTNVLE; translated from the coding sequence GTGAGCACCGGGCCACGTACGTATCCTCCGGCGCACGAACCGCTGATCCGTGGCGACAAGACACTGAAGCAGGTCACCGAAGACGTCTGCGCTCCGATCGAACGAGGGCCTACCTGGCTCTGGTGGGCAGGTTTCCTGGTCTCATTCTGCGCTCTTCTGCTCGGCATCGCCGCCGTTTCCTACCAGGTCGCGACCGGCATCGGCACCTGGGGCCTGAACCGGACCGTCGGTTGGGCATTCGACATCACCAACTTCGTCTTCTGGATCGGTATCGGACACGCCGGGACGCTCATTTCGGCCATCCTGTTCCTCTTTCGGCAGAAGTGGCGGACGTCGATCAATCGGTCGGCCGAGGCGATGACGATCTTCGCCGTCATGTGCGCCGGAATCTTCCCGCTGATCCACATGGGCCGCCCCTGGCTCGCCTACTGGGTCATGCCGTATCCGAACTTTCGCGGGCCTCTATGGGTCAACTTCCGCTCCCCGCTCCTGTGGGATGTGTTCGCGATCGGCACCTACTTCACGATATCCGCCGTGTTCTGGTTCCTCGGCCTGGTCCCCGACCTGGCCACCCTCCGGGACCGCGCCACCACCAAGACCCGCAAGTTCCTCTTCGGGCTGTTCAGCCTCGGCTGGGACGGGTCGAACCGGACCTGGATGCGGTACGAAATGGTCTATCTGCTCCTCGCCGGCCTCGCCACCCCGCTCGTGCTCTCCGTCCACACCATCGTCAGCTTCGACTTCGCGACGTCGGTGATCCCCGGCTGGCACGCGACGATTTTCCCGCCCTACTTCGTCGCCGGCGCGATCTTCTCGGGATTCGGGATGGTGCTGACGCTGATGCTGGTGACCCGCAAGGTCCTGCGTTTCGAAGACTACATCACGATCGGCCACATCGAGGCGATGTGCAAGATCATCATCGCAACCGGAAGCATCGTGGGACTCGCGTACGGCACCGAGTTCTTCATGGCCTGGTACTCGGCCAACGAGTATGAACGCTTCGTCTTCTTCAACCGGGCGCTCGGACCCTTCGCCTGGGCCTACTGGACGATGGTCTTGTGCAACGTCATCACGCCGCAGCTTCTCTGGTTCAAGAAGATCCGGACGAACCCGGGGATCGTTTTCGTGTTGTCGCTGGTAGTGAATGTGGGCATGTGGTTCGAACGGTTCGTGATCATCGTCACCTCGCTGCACCGCGATTACCTGCCCTCGAGCTGGGCGGACTACTCACCGACGCTGATCGAGATTTCGACCTTCGTCGGCAGCTTCGGCCTGTTTTTCACATGCTTCTTCCTGTTCGCGCGGTTTTTGCCGATGATCGCGATGGGCGAGGTCAAGGGCGTGGTGGGGTATGCCGAGAGGACGACGAATGTTCTCGAATAG
- a CDS encoding metallophosphoesterase encodes MSLFLLSFFLVYGSLHAYALFKAKSALAFGPGTTLALLPLFGILLCAPILTYGLSRHGQVDAARIVAYVGYLWMGFLFFFVCLNLSADLLRLPLRALGPGGIAANAAGGLAGRSAFLCIAALAVALSAYAIVEASRIKVVRVRIVTDRLPASLPSLRIAQITDLHLGLVHRNGKAREVAAIVARERPDLFVSTGDLVDGQLDGVEELAEILRGIPAPRGKFAVLGNHEYYAGIDRAIAFTRKSGFTLLRDESVMIDDAVRIAGVDDPAGARFGRTGGPREAALLGDRADGRFTVLLKHRPQLDPATGGRFDLQLSGHTHHGQIFPFRLLTRLVFPLLAGDHPVPGGGILHVSRGTGTWGPPMRFLAPPEVTVVDIERSIPVGS; translated from the coding sequence ATGAGCCTGTTCCTGCTTTCGTTCTTCCTGGTCTACGGTTCCCTGCATGCCTACGCCCTTTTCAAGGCGAAATCGGCGCTGGCCTTCGGTCCCGGGACGACGCTCGCGCTTCTCCCCCTCTTTGGGATCCTCCTGTGCGCACCGATCCTGACCTATGGACTCAGCCGGCATGGTCAGGTAGACGCCGCGCGAATCGTCGCGTACGTCGGCTACCTCTGGATGGGGTTTCTCTTCTTCTTCGTCTGCCTGAACCTTTCCGCCGACCTCCTCCGCCTGCCCCTGAGGGCGCTGGGGCCCGGCGGGATCGCCGCGAACGCGGCGGGGGGGCTCGCGGGACGTTCCGCGTTTCTCTGCATCGCCGCGCTCGCCGTCGCGCTGTCGGCGTACGCGATCGTCGAGGCGTCCCGCATAAAAGTCGTCCGGGTGCGCATCGTCACGGACCGGCTCCCGGCCTCCCTCCCCTCCCTGCGGATCGCGCAGATCACCGACCTCCATCTCGGTCTCGTCCACCGGAACGGCAAGGCCAGGGAGGTCGCGGCGATCGTCGCCCGGGAACGCCCGGACCTCTTCGTGTCGACGGGGGACCTCGTGGACGGGCAATTGGACGGCGTCGAGGAGCTGGCGGAGATCCTGCGCGGAATCCCCGCGCCGCGCGGGAAATTCGCGGTCCTCGGGAACCACGAATATTACGCGGGGATCGACCGGGCGATCGCCTTCACCCGGAAGTCCGGCTTCACGCTCCTTCGGGACGAATCCGTCATGATCGACGACGCGGTGCGCATCGCGGGAGTCGACGATCCCGCCGGCGCACGGTTCGGCCGAACCGGCGGTCCCCGCGAAGCCGCCCTCCTCGGGGATCGCGCGGACGGACGGTTCACGGTCCTCCTCAAGCACCGCCCCCAACTGGACCCGGCCACGGGGGGGAGATTCGACCTGCAACTCTCGGGACATACCCACCACGGGCAGATCTTCCCGTTCCGCCTCCTCACCCGGCTCGTCTTCCCCCTCCTCGCGGGGGACCACCCGGTCCCTGGGGGCGGGATCCTGCATGTGAGCAGAGGCACCGGAACGTGGGGGCCCCCGATGCGGTTCCTCGCCCCCCCGGAGGTCACCGTTGTGGACATCGAGCGCTCCATTCCAGTTGGTTCCTGA
- a CDS encoding cytochrome c: MSRHILNIFLCAVLLGVLGLNFVIRRDPGQRNFEIMAEMVNSVAYESQAENPAVEGGNTALQPVFGTIGRGFMPMHYDATHEDAVRAGAELNNPLVAEDPENLARGAIIYANFCAVCHGDTGSGNGPVTTRGFPPPPSLNGENARKIRDGQIFHLLTYGQNNMPPYSSQITREDRWRVILHIRSLQTQARQQAASTPTTLQPGKGVNP; encoded by the coding sequence GTGTCGCGCCACATCCTGAACATCTTCCTTTGCGCCGTTTTGTTGGGCGTGCTGGGCCTCAACTTCGTGATCCGGCGCGATCCGGGCCAGCGCAACTTCGAGATCATGGCCGAAATGGTGAACTCGGTGGCCTATGAGTCGCAGGCGGAGAATCCGGCCGTGGAAGGCGGGAACACCGCGCTTCAGCCGGTCTTCGGGACGATCGGACGCGGCTTCATGCCCATGCACTACGATGCCACGCACGAAGACGCCGTGCGGGCCGGGGCGGAATTGAACAATCCGTTGGTGGCGGAGGATCCGGAGAATCTCGCCCGCGGCGCCATCATCTACGCCAACTTCTGCGCCGTCTGTCATGGTGATACGGGTAGCGGGAACGGCCCTGTCACGACCCGGGGATTCCCGCCGCCGCCATCCCTGAACGGCGAGAACGCACGCAAGATACGTGATGGACAGATCTTCCACCTTCTCACGTATGGCCAGAACAACATGCCGCCGTACTCCTCCCAGATCACGCGTGAAGATCGGTGGCGTGTAATCCTCCATATCCGCTCCCTGCAGACGCAGGCCCGGCAACAGGCGGCGTCGACACCCACGACCCTGCAGCCAGGGAAGGGAGTGAACCCATGA
- a CDS encoding zinc ribbon domain-containing protein, translating to MPTYEYKCPGCGEFEKEQRMTDPPLKKCPHCGKAVTRLIGGGGGFVLKGSNWVSKMASSGESMKKKSDRFMKQTVGEVAEDIAKHSRTH from the coding sequence GTGCCCACCTACGAGTACAAATGCCCCGGGTGCGGGGAGTTCGAGAAGGAGCAGCGGATGACCGACCCGCCTCTGAAGAAGTGCCCCCATTGCGGCAAGGCGGTCACCCGGCTCATCGGAGGCGGCGGCGGCTTCGTGCTGAAGGGCTCGAACTGGGTTTCGAAGATGGCGTCTTCGGGGGAATCCATGAAGAAGAAGTCCGATCGCTTCATGAAGCAGACCGTCGGTGAGGTCGCCGAGGACATCGCGAAGCATTCCCGTACGCATTAG
- a CDS encoding formate/nitrite transporter family protein, giving the protein MANYVKAGDATGGDVHPEKRGGIAPDEITDVLAPPDMMSATIDAAVAKSGYSALLIFVKSFLCTGFLGYATAFSFLAVAQGMPQFVSGLLFPVGYVMVAILGLEMATGNFSVMGMGVVAGRIRVGQLLSNWGMTLLGNLIGGVVFAAILWIVITRAGNTAGGGLLGAQLMKVAEHKVAYKELGGTGLLVAFASGILCNWLVSLGPIISLASRSIVGKVVILWLPFSVFFALGFEHAIVNMFLLPMGILLGGNYSVAEWWMWNQIPVTLGNITAALVFNSGLLYFASKPKLARLTSDGAGGEYKTG; this is encoded by the coding sequence ATGGCGAATTATGTGAAGGCAGGCGATGCAACGGGAGGGGACGTACATCCGGAGAAAAGGGGGGGCATCGCCCCGGACGAGATTACCGATGTCCTCGCGCCGCCCGATATGATGTCCGCGACCATCGACGCGGCGGTCGCGAAATCCGGCTATTCCGCCTTGCTGATCTTCGTGAAATCGTTCCTGTGCACCGGATTCCTCGGATATGCCACGGCGTTCTCGTTCCTTGCCGTGGCCCAGGGGATGCCCCAATTCGTCTCCGGACTCCTCTTCCCGGTCGGATACGTGATGGTTGCGATCCTGGGGCTGGAGATGGCCACCGGGAATTTCTCGGTCATGGGCATGGGTGTCGTCGCCGGGCGCATCAGGGTGGGCCAACTGCTCAGTAACTGGGGGATGACTCTCCTGGGGAACCTCATCGGCGGCGTCGTATTTGCCGCCATCCTCTGGATCGTCATCACGCGAGCCGGAAATACCGCCGGGGGGGGACTTCTCGGCGCACAGCTCATGAAGGTGGCCGAGCACAAGGTGGCCTACAAGGAACTGGGAGGTACCGGCTTGCTCGTGGCTTTCGCGTCCGGCATTCTATGTAACTGGCTGGTCAGTCTCGGCCCGATCATCTCGCTCGCCTCTCGATCGATCGTTGGAAAAGTCGTCATCCTGTGGTTGCCTTTCTCGGTCTTCTTCGCGCTTGGATTCGAGCATGCCATCGTTAATATGTTTCTTCTGCCGATGGGGATCCTGCTGGGCGGGAATTACAGTGTGGCCGAGTGGTGGATGTGGAACCAGATCCCGGTCACGCTCGGCAATATCACCGCCGCGCTGGTATTCAACAGCGGCCTGCTGTATTTCGCCAGTAAGCCGAAACTCGCGCGGTTGACCTCGGATGGCGCCGGGGGTGAATATAAGACCGGTTGA
- a CDS encoding MFS transporter: MRAEPNAVFTTMGTPAQGLAGATLGFFIGFAAVSLFGPTAKSLKGIMGLGPLEVGFLVAAPSLSGSLLRIPFSAWVDTTGGKKPFLVLLALSIIGMAGLFLTLLSCYPGRMTHSFYPLILFLGVLCGCGIATFSVGIGQVAYWYPKARQGTALGTYAGIGNLAPGIFTLLLPFALVTMGLSWSYLAWLAFLAGGTAVYAVIGRNAWYFQLAARGVPVEEAKVASALRGQEIFPAGNLVDSLLLSGRNWKTWALVAIYFTTFGGFIAMTAWLPVYWTSFYSATPILAGTLAGVFSIIASLVRVGGGYLSDRIGGEITGFFALVIMMAGAILMTLSGDFNVSIAAEVLMAIGMGVGNAAVFKLVAQEIPEAVGGAAGWVGGLGAFGGFAIPPLMGTIVQVQGVKGYANGFAVFICLAAISLLLVGALKRKRAKVTA, translated from the coding sequence ATGAGGGCGGAACCGAACGCGGTCTTCACGACGATGGGAACACCGGCCCAGGGGCTGGCCGGCGCAACCCTCGGATTCTTCATCGGCTTTGCCGCGGTCTCCCTTTTCGGTCCCACCGCGAAGAGCCTCAAGGGTATCATGGGCCTTGGCCCCCTCGAGGTCGGTTTTCTCGTGGCCGCCCCCTCCCTTTCGGGATCCCTCCTCAGGATCCCGTTCTCCGCATGGGTCGATACGACCGGTGGGAAGAAGCCCTTCCTGGTCCTCCTCGCCCTCTCCATCATCGGCATGGCCGGGCTTTTCCTGACCCTCCTTTCCTGCTATCCGGGCCGGATGACCCACTCCTTCTACCCGCTGATCCTCTTCCTCGGCGTTTTATGCGGGTGCGGGATCGCCACTTTTTCCGTCGGGATCGGCCAGGTTGCGTACTGGTATCCCAAGGCCCGGCAGGGAACGGCGTTGGGCACTTACGCGGGGATCGGAAACCTCGCCCCCGGGATCTTCACACTCCTGCTGCCCTTTGCACTTGTAACCATGGGACTCTCCTGGTCCTATCTGGCGTGGCTCGCCTTCCTTGCCGGGGGAACCGCCGTGTACGCCGTCATTGGCCGGAACGCATGGTATTTCCAGTTGGCTGCACGGGGAGTGCCGGTGGAGGAGGCGAAGGTGGCCTCCGCACTCCGTGGCCAGGAGATCTTCCCGGCCGGCAACCTCGTGGACAGCCTGCTCCTCTCGGGGAGGAACTGGAAAACATGGGCTCTGGTGGCAATCTACTTCACGACCTTCGGCGGATTTATCGCCATGACCGCCTGGCTACCCGTTTACTGGACTTCCTTCTATTCGGCTACACCCATCCTCGCGGGGACGCTTGCCGGCGTCTTCTCGATCATTGCCTCCCTCGTTCGGGTCGGCGGCGGGTACCTTTCCGACCGAATCGGTGGAGAGATCACGGGGTTCTTTGCGTTGGTCATCATGATGGCCGGAGCGATCCTGATGACCCTCTCGGGGGACTTCAACGTTTCCATTGCCGCCGAGGTCCTGATGGCCATCGGGATGGGAGTGGGCAACGCGGCTGTCTTCAAACTGGTCGCACAGGAGATCCCCGAGGCGGTAGGTGGCGCCGCAGGGTGGGTGGGTGGGCTCGGCGCGTTCGGGGGGTTCGCGATCCCGCCGCTCATGGGAACCATCGTCCAGGTCCAGGGGGTAAAAGGTTACGCGAACGGGTTCGCGGTCTTCATCTGCCTGGCGGCGATCTCCCTTCTTCTCGTCGGGGCCCTGAAGCGGAAACGCGCCAAGGTTACGGCGTAG
- a CDS encoding DUF3341 domain-containing protein, giving the protein MSRLLFLGFFGSEGDVLGATREARERGYQIADVYTPYAVHGLDAAMGLRPTRLPWICFAFGLAGGLLKVWFEFWTTSVSWPLNVGGKPFNSLPAFVPITFEVMVLLAGLSTVVALFWTCRLYPGKRPMLVDRAVTNDRFVLVLVEDSAGFDVTAVRGLCEKHHAVHTEERVEKPGEELRVWKEAARCRATS; this is encoded by the coding sequence ATGAGTCGACTTCTTTTTCTCGGGTTTTTCGGGAGCGAGGGCGACGTCCTCGGCGCCACGCGCGAAGCGCGCGAGCGAGGATACCAGATTGCCGATGTCTACACGCCGTACGCGGTCCACGGCCTCGATGCCGCGATGGGGCTCCGGCCGACGCGGTTGCCCTGGATCTGTTTCGCCTTCGGACTGGCGGGCGGGTTGCTGAAGGTGTGGTTCGAATTCTGGACCACGTCGGTGAGCTGGCCGTTGAACGTCGGCGGCAAGCCGTTCAACTCGTTACCGGCGTTCGTGCCGATCACGTTCGAGGTGATGGTGCTGCTGGCCGGCCTGAGCACCGTGGTCGCGCTTTTCTGGACCTGCCGCCTCTACCCGGGGAAGCGCCCCATGCTGGTCGACCGGGCCGTCACGAACGACCGCTTCGTTCTCGTTCTGGTCGAAGACAGCGCCGGGTTCGATGTGACGGCGGTGCGCGGGCTCTGTGAGAAGCATCATGCGGTGCACACCGAGGAGCGCGTGGAGAAACCGGGCGAGGAGCTCAGGGTGTGGAAGGAGGCCGCACGGTGTCGCGCCACATCCTGA